The Methanomassiliicoccales archaeon genome has a segment encoding these proteins:
- a CDS encoding homoserine dehydrogenase: protein MRLALVGFGTVGQGLAEAVAMKKGLIRERLGTELDIVAVFDSKTYSYDVRGLDPLDLVAKKMAGKGLGKVRRKDIADMLGDLDYDVLVEMTPTNIVDAKPGYTHMCTALKAGKDVVTSNKGPLALKYRSLDQLAKKNGVELRFEATVGGATPIINLSRELLMAEKVESMKGILNGTCNFILSRMGEEGLPFEYVLKEAQEMGYAETDPSYDIDGIDSASKLAILANAIMGLDITYHDVRRTGIRRVTQEAVDLAAREKKVIRLIGEVNGGGVEVCPRMVPLGHPLSISGTLNVLHMHTDLAGAITVVGRGAGRKETASAIMSDLVGLMKRDTCLNGRVK, encoded by the coding sequence ATGCGCTTGGCGTTGGTAGGCTTCGGTACCGTCGGACAGGGGTTGGCCGAGGCCGTGGCCATGAAGAAAGGGCTAATACGAGAGCGCCTCGGCACTGAACTGGATATAGTCGCCGTCTTCGACTCCAAGACCTATTCCTACGATGTACGGGGCCTGGACCCGCTCGATCTGGTGGCCAAGAAGATGGCCGGAAAAGGCCTGGGGAAGGTCAGGAGGAAGGACATCGCGGATATGCTCGGCGACCTGGACTATGACGTGCTGGTGGAGATGACCCCCACCAACATCGTGGATGCGAAGCCGGGATATACCCACATGTGCACCGCGCTGAAGGCGGGGAAGGACGTGGTCACCTCTAACAAGGGACCGCTGGCCTTGAAATACCGCTCCTTGGACCAGCTGGCTAAAAAGAACGGCGTGGAGCTGCGCTTCGAGGCCACCGTGGGCGGGGCCACTCCCATCATCAACCTGTCACGAGAACTGCTGATGGCTGAGAAGGTGGAGTCGATGAAGGGGATCCTGAATGGCACCTGCAACTTCATCCTTAGCCGCATGGGCGAGGAGGGGCTGCCGTTCGAATACGTGCTGAAGGAGGCCCAGGAGATGGGCTACGCTGAGACGGACCCCAGCTACGACATCGACGGTATCGACAGCGCCAGCAAGCTGGCGATACTAGCTAACGCGATAATGGGATTGGACATAACCTACCACGACGTGCGGCGCACCGGCATACGCCGCGTGACCCAGGAAGCGGTGGATCTGGCCGCCAGGGAGAAGAAGGTCATACGGCTGATCGGCGAGGTCAACGGCGGCGGGGTGGAGGTCTGCCCGCGCATGGTGCCCTTGGGACATCCGCTTTCCATCTCGGGAACGCTGAACGTGCTGCACATGCACACCGATCTGGCCGGGGCCATAACCGTGGTCGGAAGAGGCGCCGGGAGAAAGGAGACGGCCAGCGCCATAATGAGCGACCTGGTGGGACTGATGAAGAGGGACACCTGTCTTAACGGCAGGGTTAAATAG
- a CDS encoding ABC transporter permease subunit — protein MSSNLIGLWTMVVFSARKLLQNRRWIIMVLLTALVTVVMGYAAVQDETDMNTASDLMALLLIAFLLPVLALIYGASMIRNEIDDRSIVQVITSPLDRRIAYVGYYLALTIVLSALLAVATLVGGLTFIVLCPNGGGGIELMLAFIVVQCLGALVYSSLFLLMGTVIKQPVYLGLLYVFVWEGFVASVPGAIGSYTIRQQLRVVASGMISKGDITNVTGDGAVAAIVLIAFAIVFVTLGAFLFREMEVP, from the coding sequence ATGTCCTCCAACTTGATCGGTCTATGGACGATGGTGGTGTTCTCCGCCCGGAAGCTGCTGCAGAACAGACGCTGGATAATTATGGTCCTCCTCACCGCGCTCGTGACGGTGGTTATGGGATATGCCGCCGTCCAGGACGAGACCGATATGAACACGGCGAGCGACCTGATGGCCCTTCTCCTGATAGCGTTCCTATTGCCGGTGCTGGCCCTGATATACGGCGCCTCGATGATACGCAACGAGATCGATGACCGTAGCATCGTGCAGGTCATCACCTCCCCCCTCGATCGGCGGATCGCCTATGTCGGTTATTATCTGGCATTGACGATCGTGCTGTCCGCCCTGCTCGCCGTGGCCACCCTGGTCGGCGGGCTTACGTTCATCGTGCTCTGCCCGAACGGGGGCGGGGGGATAGAGCTGATGCTGGCCTTCATCGTCGTGCAATGCCTTGGCGCACTGGTCTATTCGTCGCTGTTCCTTCTGATGGGGACGGTCATCAAGCAGCCGGTCTACCTGGGCCTCCTCTACGTCTTCGTATGGGAAGGGTTCGTCGCCTCGGTCCCCGGGGCCATCGGGTCCTATACCATCAGACAGCAGTTGCGGGTAGTAGCGTCCGGGATGATCAGCAAGGGCGACATCACCAACGTGACAGGGGACGGCGCAGTTGCCGCCATCGTCCTCATCGCCTTTGCGATCGTGTTCGTGACGTTGGGCGCCTTCCTGTTCAGGGAGATGGAGGTCCCCTGA
- a CDS encoding amidohydrolase family protein, with protein sequence MIIDSHVHIWLRDHLPDSMVRAYLEPLAILKEVMDWEVDIDTVWPEYTVDPQKIMDMLKESGADKAVALPIDFNLVEPARIDIYDYNTWVFESCAPYADKIVPFIGVDPQRGAEALKLLDHFTSKYDARGVKLYPSTGWYPYEERIKAFYDKVEDLGLSVITHAGAAWGSLEEKFTEPNFWAGVLERYPNTNIVLAHLGGRWRQQVFELCREFPNCYTDCSALQGWLPSEPETALSRLREVAEKVPDKVCYGSDFPLFDLSYSSPTWLDFVRTQPWADDEVKAKMLGGNMQKVLGL encoded by the coding sequence ATGATTATCGACAGCCACGTCCACATCTGGTTGAGGGACCATCTGCCCGATTCGATGGTCCGAGCCTACCTCGAGCCTTTGGCGATACTCAAGGAGGTCATGGACTGGGAGGTGGACATCGACACTGTCTGGCCAGAATACACGGTCGACCCGCAGAAGATCATGGATATGCTCAAGGAGAGCGGCGCGGACAAGGCGGTAGCGTTACCCATCGACTTCAATCTGGTGGAGCCCGCCCGCATCGACATCTACGATTACAACACCTGGGTCTTCGAGAGTTGCGCACCTTATGCGGACAAGATTGTGCCGTTCATCGGCGTCGACCCGCAGCGGGGCGCGGAGGCGCTCAAGCTCCTGGACCACTTCACGTCCAAGTACGACGCCCGGGGGGTCAAGCTTTACCCTTCGACAGGCTGGTATCCGTACGAGGAGAGGATCAAGGCCTTCTACGACAAGGTGGAGGACCTGGGACTGTCGGTCATCACCCACGCCGGGGCGGCCTGGGGGTCGCTGGAGGAGAAGTTCACCGAGCCGAACTTTTGGGCCGGCGTACTGGAAAGGTATCCGAACACGAACATTGTCCTGGCCCATCTCGGCGGAAGGTGGCGCCAGCAGGTCTTCGAGCTCTGCCGGGAGTTTCCCAACTGCTACACGGACTGCTCTGCCTTACAGGGCTGGTTGCCCTCCGAGCCGGAGACCGCGCTGTCCAGGTTGAGAGAGGTGGCGGAGAAGGTGCCAGACAAGGTCTGCTACGGCTCCGACTTCCCGCTGTTCGACCTGAGCTATTCGTCCCCCACGTGGCTGGATTTCGTGAGGACGCAGCCCTGGGCCGACGACGAGGTCAAAGCGAAGATGCTGGGCGGGAACATGCAGAAGGTCCTCGGTCTTTGA
- a CDS encoding VOC family protein: protein MDGVKSFNIPVQDMKAQAVFYRSVFGWGVTAIEGSSGDYHSVITTETDKAGIPVSKGFINGGLFQKGTHGIDGTFLEVEVNSIDESLDKVIRSGGKVVKPKSPILDFGFFAIIQDPEGNCIGLMEYLK, encoded by the coding sequence TTGGACGGAGTCAAATCGTTCAACATTCCAGTTCAGGACATGAAAGCGCAGGCGGTCTTCTATCGAAGTGTGTTCGGATGGGGCGTTACGGCAATCGAAGGCAGTTCAGGCGATTATCACAGCGTGATCACCACCGAGACCGACAAGGCCGGGATCCCGGTCAGTAAGGGTTTCATCAACGGTGGCCTGTTCCAGAAGGGCACGCATGGCATAGACGGCACTTTCCTCGAGGTGGAGGTCAATTCCATCGATGAATCGTTGGACAAGGTCATTCGATCAGGAGGGAAGGTAGTGAAGCCGAAATCCCCCATATTGGACTTCGGTTTTTTCGCCATCATCCAAGACCCCGAAGGAAATTGCATCGGGCTGATGGAATATCTGAAGTAG
- a CDS encoding DUF4332 domain-containing protein: protein MTKIAEIEGIGPAIAGKLATADILTVEKLLEACATAKGREEVAKKTGLNKTDLLTWTNHADLFRIKGVGSEYSELLEVSGVDTVVELALRKAPNLVKKMEEVNAQKKLVRRTPTEKMVEKWIAQAKKLSKVVSH, encoded by the coding sequence ATGACCAAAATCGCTGAGATAGAAGGCATCGGGCCAGCAATCGCGGGGAAATTGGCGACGGCTGATATTCTCACTGTAGAAAAGCTGCTAGAGGCCTGTGCCACGGCAAAGGGCCGCGAGGAAGTGGCCAAGAAGACCGGATTGAACAAGACGGACCTGTTGACCTGGACCAATCATGCGGACCTTTTCCGCATCAAAGGCGTCGGGTCGGAGTACTCTGAACTGTTGGAAGTGTCGGGCGTGGACACCGTCGTGGAACTTGCTCTACGGAAGGCGCCCAATCTGGTAAAGAAGATGGAAGAGGTCAACGCCCAGAAGAAGCTGGTTCGCCGGACGCCTACCGAGAAGATGGTGGAGAAGTGGATCGCCCAGGCGAAGAAGCTGTCAAAGGTCGTGAGCCACTAA
- a CDS encoding PH domain-containing protein — protein MGKNKGGSLLSRAASGSPASDYLIEGESIKWKGKPAAIVILGRGLLLTAFALIYMISMVFFFNGDHGDLLALGLAVVACLLMVVIEKRLGLIGGLAGIAIATWAALDSGGIEWYWFLIPLVFAILCLVINYIYLSRVMFVVTDQRIITRYGIFTLRYADIGIEKVQSVTTIQPWYERIFGYGDVFFATAGEKGGIDYESPGIKLMSGGAVSWENVGKPFEVTKIASAVIHFDPPAVVINQPVEASAHDKLKEIEDLKQKGMITQEEYEKERKKILDEL, from the coding sequence ATGGGGAAGAACAAGGGAGGATCATTATTGTCTCGAGCGGCGAGCGGTTCGCCGGCCTCGGATTATCTGATCGAGGGCGAGAGCATCAAATGGAAGGGAAAGCCGGCTGCCATCGTCATACTCGGTAGGGGGCTGTTGCTGACCGCTTTCGCCCTGATCTATATGATAAGCATGGTCTTCTTCTTCAACGGCGATCATGGTGACCTGCTGGCCTTGGGTCTCGCCGTGGTCGCATGTCTGCTAATGGTGGTCATCGAGAAACGTCTGGGCCTGATCGGCGGTCTGGCCGGAATAGCCATCGCGACGTGGGCGGCATTGGACAGCGGTGGCATCGAGTGGTACTGGTTCCTGATACCGCTGGTCTTCGCAATACTCTGTCTGGTCATCAATTACATCTACCTTAGCCGGGTGATGTTCGTGGTCACCGATCAAAGGATCATCACGCGTTACGGTATCTTCACCTTGCGGTATGCGGACATTGGCATAGAGAAGGTCCAGAGCGTTACGACCATCCAGCCTTGGTACGAGAGGATATTCGGATATGGCGATGTCTTCTTCGCTACGGCTGGTGAGAAGGGAGGGATCGATTACGAATCTCCGGGCATCAAGCTGATGAGCGGCGGAGCGGTCTCCTGGGAGAACGTGGGCAAGCCTTTCGAGGTCACCAAGATAGCCAGTGCGGTAATTCACTTCGATCCCCCGGCAGTTGTGATAAACCAGCCAGTCGAGGCCAGCGCGCACGACAAGCTCAAGGAGATCGAGGACCTCAAGCAGAAAGGTATGATCACCCAGGAAGAATACGAGAAGGAGAGGAAGAAAATACTCGACGAGCTGTGA
- a CDS encoding ABC transporter permease subunit, with amino-acid sequence MGLDPIGYKPWAGKRTEHNRRFLVIADAILRHKLKGKWFLGMLILGTFLVHILPLIIYSTVPHEDLSATLMRDYLGDGLFFIFEVILVALVCSDLISEDIRSNSIILYLSRALRVDGYLLGKWCGAMVTVCLFTLLPPMAVSIAITATQSGTDYISSLTVVGQTFLAGLWSAAFFVPIGLAISSITRKRTYAGVGTFMFFFVLMIVASIFSGFSADWALLSPQVLLYDYHTVLYGLTLPGDTNVALLGAMAFILTVPPLLLVYLRVLRKGVGK; translated from the coding sequence ATGGGGCTTGACCCCATCGGCTACAAGCCCTGGGCGGGGAAGCGCACGGAGCACAACCGCCGCTTCCTGGTCATCGCCGACGCCATCCTCCGTCATAAGCTCAAGGGCAAATGGTTCCTGGGGATGCTGATACTGGGCACTTTCCTGGTGCACATCCTGCCCCTGATCATCTATTCGACGGTCCCGCACGAAGACCTTAGCGCGACCCTTATGAGGGACTATCTGGGCGACGGGCTCTTCTTCATCTTCGAGGTCATCCTGGTGGCCCTGGTATGCTCCGATCTGATCTCGGAAGACATCCGGTCCAACTCCATCATCCTGTACCTCTCAAGGGCGCTGAGGGTGGATGGATATCTATTAGGGAAATGGTGCGGTGCGATGGTCACGGTCTGCCTCTTCACCCTCCTGCCGCCCATGGCAGTATCGATCGCCATCACCGCCACCCAGTCCGGCACCGATTACATATCCAGCCTGACCGTGGTCGGCCAGACCTTCTTGGCCGGACTGTGGTCCGCGGCGTTCTTCGTCCCGATAGGATTGGCGATATCTTCCATCACCCGTAAGAGGACCTATGCCGGGGTAGGGACGTTCATGTTCTTCTTCGTCCTCATGATCGTGGCGTCCATCTTCTCCGGGTTCTCCGCGGACTGGGCCTTGCTGAGCCCCCAGGTATTGCTGTACGATTACCATACGGTGCTCTACGGGCTGACCCTTCCCGGAGATACCAACGTGGCATTGCTGGGGGCCATGGCCTTCATCCTCACCGTCCCGCCTCTGCTGCTGGTCTACCTTCGCGTATTGCGCAAGGGGGTGGGTAAATGA
- a CDS encoding nitroreductase family protein, producing MEVQDAVLKRRATRALDARSVAEDVIAELIEAMRLSPSCNNNQPWRVIVAQDPPSLDAVKSSMPRGNTWATKSPLIMVVCARLDDDCKLADRRDYYLFSTGLAVGEMMLRATELGLIAHPIAGYDALTIKQKLGIPDDYVLITLVICGYPGTDTSMLSEKQLLAERERPSRKPSGENFFKGRWGRSWA from the coding sequence ATGGAAGTTCAAGATGCGGTGCTCAAACGGAGGGCGACCAGGGCTTTGGACGCTCGATCAGTGGCCGAAGATGTTATCGCTGAGCTCATAGAGGCCATGCGCCTTTCCCCGTCGTGCAACAACAACCAGCCCTGGCGGGTCATCGTCGCTCAGGACCCGCCGTCGTTGGATGCCGTCAAGTCCTCTATGCCCAGAGGCAACACCTGGGCCACCAAATCGCCTCTCATCATGGTCGTCTGCGCTCGACTGGACGACGATTGCAAACTGGCCGACAGACGCGATTATTACCTGTTCAGCACCGGCCTGGCCGTGGGCGAGATGATGCTGAGGGCTACCGAACTGGGCCTCATCGCTCATCCCATTGCTGGATACGACGCCCTGACCATAAAGCAGAAGCTTGGCATACCGGATGATTACGTCCTCATCACCCTGGTCATATGCGGATATCCCGGGACGGACACCTCCATGCTGTCGGAGAAGCAGCTCCTGGCAGAAAGAGAGAGGCCGTCCAGGAAGCCGTCGGGTGAGAACTTCTTCAAAGGACGCTGGGGCCGGTCCTGGGCCTGA
- the cimA gene encoding citramalate synthase → MPARASIFDTTLRDGSQTEGVCFSTEDKLEILSRLDEFGIDFIEGGYPGSNPKDKAFFKAARNVKLKNAKLVAFGSTHRPGTPPEEDKGMAALLDTKTEWVSVFGKAWDLHVEKALQVTLDENLHIVHDTVAYLKKNGRKVIFDAEHFFDGYKCDPDYALKVLKQAEEAGADWICLCDTNGGAFPSEVFQTVSRVRKLIKVPLGMHAHNDSELAVGNSLAAVEAGASMVQGTMNGLGERCGNANLCSVIPNLMLKMKVQTNVSDLDQLTKLSNFVAEMANVSPNSHAPYVGKSAFAHKGGLHVSAMLKDARTYEHVNPEQVGNQRRILVSELSGVSNIMVKVGELGIDTEKDGGRSILERMKELEAQGFQYEAADASLELLIRKLKGQNTSPFHLEGFRTFMDVTGDVMTSEASVRVVDSDGTVEHTAADGNGPVNALDRALRKALERFYPVLKEVRLIDYKVRVIDGKEATAAKVRVLISSTDGTHTWTTIGVSENIIEASLMALIDSIEYKLMKAGVNSGGKLNCQ, encoded by the coding sequence TTGCCCGCCAGGGCTAGTATCTTCGACACCACGCTGCGCGACGGCTCCCAGACCGAAGGGGTCTGCTTCTCCACCGAGGACAAGCTGGAGATCTTGAGCCGTCTGGACGAGTTCGGCATCGACTTCATAGAGGGCGGTTATCCCGGCTCCAACCCTAAGGACAAGGCCTTCTTCAAGGCCGCGAGAAACGTTAAGCTGAAGAACGCCAAGCTGGTCGCCTTCGGCTCCACGCACCGGCCGGGAACGCCTCCGGAGGAAGACAAGGGCATGGCCGCGCTCCTGGACACGAAGACCGAATGGGTCAGCGTATTTGGGAAGGCCTGGGACCTGCACGTGGAGAAGGCTTTGCAGGTGACCTTGGATGAGAATCTGCATATCGTGCACGACACCGTCGCCTACCTCAAGAAGAACGGGCGCAAGGTGATCTTCGACGCCGAGCACTTCTTCGACGGATACAAGTGCGATCCAGATTACGCACTTAAGGTGCTGAAGCAGGCCGAGGAGGCCGGGGCAGACTGGATATGTCTCTGTGACACCAACGGGGGAGCGTTCCCCAGCGAGGTGTTCCAGACGGTTTCTCGCGTTCGTAAGCTGATAAAAGTACCGCTGGGGATGCACGCCCACAACGACAGCGAGCTGGCCGTGGGCAACTCCCTGGCCGCGGTGGAGGCCGGGGCCTCCATGGTGCAGGGCACCATGAACGGGCTGGGGGAGAGGTGCGGCAACGCCAACCTGTGCTCCGTGATACCCAACCTTATGCTGAAGATGAAGGTGCAGACCAACGTCAGCGATCTGGACCAACTGACCAAGCTGTCCAATTTCGTGGCCGAGATGGCCAACGTCTCACCGAACTCCCACGCTCCTTACGTGGGGAAGAGCGCCTTCGCCCATAAGGGCGGGCTGCATGTCAGCGCCATGCTGAAGGACGCGCGTACCTATGAGCACGTTAACCCAGAGCAAGTGGGCAACCAAAGGCGCATACTGGTCTCCGAACTTTCCGGCGTCTCCAACATCATGGTCAAGGTGGGGGAGCTAGGCATAGACACCGAAAAGGACGGTGGGCGATCCATACTGGAGAGGATGAAGGAGCTGGAGGCGCAGGGATTCCAGTACGAGGCCGCCGATGCCAGCCTGGAGCTGTTGATACGCAAGCTCAAGGGGCAGAACACCTCGCCGTTCCATTTGGAAGGGTTCCGCACCTTCATGGACGTGACCGGGGACGTCATGACCTCGGAAGCTTCGGTCAGGGTAGTCGATTCCGACGGCACCGTGGAGCATACGGCCGCTGACGGCAACGGGCCGGTGAACGCTCTGGACCGCGCGCTGCGTAAAGCGTTGGAGCGATTCTACCCCGTGCTTAAGGAGGTGCGCCTGATCGACTACAAGGTCAGGGTCATCGACGGCAAGGAAGCCACCGCGGCCAAGGTCCGAGTGCTCATCAGCTCCACCGACGGGACGCATACTTGGACCACCATAGGGGTCTCGGAGAACATCATCGAGGCGTCCTTGATGGCGCTGATCGACAGCATCGAGTACAAGCTCATGAAGGCCGGGGTCAACAGCGGCGGTAAATTGAACTGCCAGTAA
- a CDS encoding ABC transporter ATP-binding protein produces the protein MTNVVEARNISKWYGEVIGLNNFSIDVPTGITGIVGPNGSGKSTFFKLLTGNIRTNVGQLSVLGLSPWKNPPLLAQLGFCPDYDFLPPELKGREYLRFVGGLHGMAPGQMTQRVDEVLQIVGMTKDADRPMGGYSKGMRQRIKIAGSLLHNPRLLLLDEPLTGTDPLIRKEIIDLIKDLHKVHGHDVIVSSHVLHEIERMTHQVALIYKGRAVATGEISEIRQLMSGHPHNIILEGKGMVELAKVLLTKPYTASIELRPDRTGMFVKVDKPEDFFNAIPDLVAEAGCELERMESLDDDLESVFRYLVRW, from the coding sequence ATGACGAACGTGGTCGAGGCCCGGAACATTTCCAAATGGTACGGGGAGGTGATCGGGCTAAACAATTTCAGCATAGACGTCCCCACTGGCATCACGGGCATAGTCGGTCCCAACGGGTCGGGCAAGAGCACCTTCTTCAAGCTCCTGACCGGAAACATCCGGACGAACGTCGGGCAGCTGAGCGTGCTCGGGCTGAGCCCCTGGAAGAACCCGCCTCTGCTAGCCCAACTGGGCTTTTGTCCCGACTATGACTTCCTGCCCCCAGAGCTAAAAGGAAGGGAATACCTGCGCTTCGTCGGGGGGCTGCATGGCATGGCACCTGGTCAGATGACCCAGAGGGTGGACGAGGTCCTGCAGATCGTGGGCATGACCAAGGATGCCGACCGGCCCATGGGCGGGTACAGCAAGGGCATGAGGCAGCGGATCAAGATCGCCGGTTCGCTGCTGCACAATCCCCGGCTCCTGCTGCTGGACGAGCCTCTCACGGGCACCGATCCGCTGATACGCAAGGAGATAATCGACCTGATCAAGGACCTGCACAAGGTGCATGGGCATGACGTCATCGTCTCCTCCCACGTCCTTCATGAGATCGAGAGGATGACCCATCAGGTGGCGTTGATCTACAAGGGAAGGGCGGTGGCCACCGGGGAAATATCTGAGATACGACAGCTCATGAGCGGTCATCCTCACAACATCATCCTTGAGGGCAAAGGCATGGTGGAACTGGCCAAGGTCCTGTTGACCAAACCGTACACCGCATCTATCGAGCTGCGGCCGGACCGTACGGGCATGTTCGTCAAGGTCGACAAACCCGAGGACTTCTTCAATGCCATCCCTGACCTGGTGGCCGAGGCCGGGTGCGAGCTGGAAAGGATGGAGAGCCTGGACGACGACCTCGAATCCGTCTTCCGCTATCTAGTGAGATGGTGA
- a CDS encoding 4Fe-4S binding protein: MAEAKKNNNGFTKQIHGYIYVRWTPQYIRWLRNHTLPNASEKKKRRWSEHYHSKVLPLELAESIITIDKDIPLQDLEQVIPYTMARDIVIKSPTEVVLYECGCRAASENGCKPSRVCMVIGKPFTDSVLALHPDRSHRATIEEALQLLRDEDERGHMHTAWFKDACIGRFYAICNCCKCCCVGLRAMMVNGTNMIASSGYSAHMDEGKCKACGKCAKACPFEAITFENKKVGFDWAKCMGCGVCVGQCPQHVWSLALDDKKGIPMDVRMIAQVGPKDAAVVKT; this comes from the coding sequence ATGGCTGAGGCCAAGAAAAATAACAATGGTTTTACCAAGCAGATTCACGGCTATATCTATGTCAGATGGACCCCACAGTACATCAGATGGCTGAGAAACCATACTCTGCCGAATGCAAGTGAGAAGAAGAAGAGAAGATGGAGCGAGCACTACCATAGTAAGGTCCTGCCACTGGAGCTGGCGGAATCGATCATAACCATCGACAAGGACATCCCATTACAAGACCTCGAACAGGTGATACCGTACACCATGGCCCGGGACATCGTGATTAAATCCCCGACGGAAGTGGTCCTTTACGAATGCGGTTGTCGCGCAGCGAGCGAGAACGGGTGCAAACCGTCTAGGGTATGCATGGTCATTGGAAAACCATTCACTGACAGCGTGCTCGCATTGCATCCAGATAGGAGCCATCGTGCCACGATCGAGGAAGCCTTACAATTGCTGAGAGATGAGGACGAACGGGGGCACATGCATACTGCATGGTTCAAGGATGCCTGCATCGGACGATTCTACGCGATATGCAATTGCTGTAAGTGTTGTTGTGTGGGCCTGAGGGCCATGATGGTCAATGGGACGAACATGATCGCATCGTCGGGATATTCCGCTCACATGGACGAGGGGAAATGTAAAGCCTGTGGAAAATGCGCTAAAGCGTGCCCGTTCGAAGCCATAACCTTCGAGAACAAGAAGGTCGGTTTTGATTGGGCAAAATGCATGGGCTGCGGGGTATGCGTGGGGCAGTGCCCTCAGCACGTCTGGTCCCTGGCCTTGGACGATAAGAAGGGAATACCGATGGACGTGCGTATGATCGCGCAGGTGGGGCCAAAGGATGCGGCCGTTGTAAAAACTTAA
- a CDS encoding amidohydrolase family protein, which translates to MIIDGHVHLWLRPMYPDSIINAYLEPWLAMAEFMDMTRDKEENFPTSEVRPETLVEYMERARVDRSVVLPLDFGTVEEPKVGVEAYNDWIFESAETYPDKIIPFMGIDPTRGEQAIRLMRKYHSKFGPKGIKIYPPNGFYPFEERLDPFWKEVMDMGLIVISHAGASWGPLDEEKSRPIHFRPVLERYPELKLIIAHLGGKYRQDTYELAKDYDNLYTDCSALQGWLPGEPEVVNDRLREAFTHMGDRVIFGTDWPLFDLAYPYEGWCSFVRDQPFCSEERKEKLLGGTMQRLLGL; encoded by the coding sequence ATGATCATCGACGGTCACGTACACCTCTGGCTCCGGCCGATGTACCCCGATTCCATCATCAACGCCTATCTGGAACCATGGCTGGCGATGGCGGAGTTCATGGACATGACCCGGGACAAGGAAGAGAACTTCCCCACCTCCGAGGTGCGCCCGGAGACCCTGGTAGAATACATGGAGCGGGCCAGGGTCGACAGGTCCGTGGTCCTACCTTTGGACTTCGGCACGGTAGAGGAACCGAAGGTCGGGGTGGAAGCCTACAACGATTGGATTTTCGAGAGCGCCGAGACCTATCCGGACAAGATCATCCCGTTCATGGGCATAGACCCCACCCGCGGCGAACAGGCCATACGGCTGATGAGGAAGTACCATTCGAAGTTTGGGCCGAAGGGCATCAAGATCTATCCTCCCAACGGTTTCTATCCTTTCGAAGAGCGGCTGGACCCGTTCTGGAAAGAGGTGATGGATATGGGGTTAATAGTCATCAGCCACGCCGGGGCCAGCTGGGGTCCGCTCGACGAAGAGAAGAGCCGCCCTATCCATTTCCGCCCGGTCCTCGAGCGGTATCCGGAGCTCAAGCTCATCATCGCCCACTTGGGCGGCAAGTACCGTCAGGACACCTACGAGCTGGCGAAGGACTATGATAATCTTTACACCGACTGCTCCGCGCTGCAAGGATGGTTGCCTGGGGAGCCCGAGGTAGTGAACGACCGCCTCCGGGAGGCCTTCACACACATGGGCGACCGGGTCATATTCGGAACGGACTGGCCGCTGTTCGACCTTGCCTATCCGTACGAGGGTTGGTGCAGTTTCGTTCGAGACCAGCCCTTCTGCTCCGAGGAAAGGAAAGAGAAGTTGCTCGGCGGTACGATGCAGAGGCTGCTGGGCCTCTGA